Proteins encoded in a region of the Miscanthus floridulus cultivar M001 unplaced genomic scaffold, ASM1932011v1 fs_61_1_2, whole genome shotgun sequence genome:
- the LOC136532432 gene encoding uncharacterized protein yields the protein MQRSLWRHTFSSPACVHAIESSDDGSRRSTMPSSNNEEPRKKMNKKVMKLFTLPLKHRQRIPQVLRSLFWGATAKKDCPSQNKKDGVVCDREREESDADTFVSANSSELRSFSTGVDVDDSEPPSFRLIPPPPIFPTGSIECTPPASPMKIVRKLPFGYVIGRQLDTPAPSPPPSVTTLSRKIKTAMPLMAWLHLRSKSRMVKKKVGRVFKQVCQRGRREGVEETDGCSNDDEDVFWKKDVKGLRCRRVQDDDAPY from the coding sequence ATGCAGAGGTCTCTCTGGAGACACACCTTCTCGTCCCCTGCCTGTGTCCACGCCATCGAAAGTTCCGACGATGGCTCtcgccgctccaccatgccatcatcaaaCAATGAAGAGCCAcggaagaagatgaacaagaaggTAATGAAGTTATTTACCCTGCCCTTGAAGCACAGACAGCGCATCCCCCAAGTGTTGAGATCGCTCTTTTGGGGTGCCACTGCCAAGAAGGACTGTCCCAGCCAAAACAAAAAGGATGGGGTCGTCTGTGACCGTGAGCGTGAGGAGAGCGATGCGGATACGTTCGTGTCCGCCAACAGCTCCGAGCTGCGCTCCTTCTCCACGGGCGTCGACGTCGACGACTCCGAACCCCCGTCGTTTCGGCTCATCCCGCCGCCGCCCATCTTCCCAACCGGCAGTATCGAATGTACTCCCCCAGCCTCTCCCATGAAGATCGTCCGAAAGCTTCCATTCGGGTACGTTATTGGTCGTCAGCTGGATACGCCCGCGCCATCACCGCCGCCGTCTGTGACAACGCTGTCAAGAAAAATCAAGACTGCGATGCCATTGATGGCTTGGCTGCACCTGCGGTCGAAGTCACGGATGGTCAAGAAGAAGGTTGGCCGTGTTTTCAAACAAGTATGTCAGCGAGGCAGGCGTGAAGGTGTAGAAGAAACCGATGGCTGCAGCAATGACGATGAAGATGTGTTCTGGAAGAAGGACGTGAAGGGACTTCGCTGTAGGCGGGTGCAGGACGACGACGCTCCATACTGA